One window from the genome of Sesamum indicum cultivar Zhongzhi No. 13 linkage group LG15, S_indicum_v1.0, whole genome shotgun sequence encodes:
- the LOC105177188 gene encoding paired amphipathic helix protein Sin3-like 2 isoform X2 — translation MKRLRDEVYMNPQFKRPFGSSSSRGESYGPSHTPVGGGGGGGGGGGGGSGGGGGSSNGGGAGVSGSGAGVAAGSTQKLTTNDALSYLKQVKDMFQDQREKYDRFLDVMKDFKAQRVDTAGVIARVKELFKGHPNLILGFNTFLPKGYEITLSDEEEAPPKRTVEFEEAISFVNKIKKRFQNDDHVYKSFLDILNMYRKEHKGITEVYQEVAALFDDHPDLLDEFTRFLPDTSATASAPHPSFGRHSFPRYDERSSALPTMRQSLIDKQRPRRDRVIDPNGERDLSVERPDMDDDKTVMKLHKEQKKHPEKENRDRRNRDQEDRDPETENNGDTSMHRLSDKRKSARKVEDFGGNSNFASYDDKDALKSMYSQEFTFCEKVKERLRSADDYQAFLKCLHIYSTEIITRKELQSLVADLLGKYPDLMEGFNEFLERCERIDGFLAGVMGKKTLWNEGNSSKALRIDDKEKEQKREVEGGKEKDRYNLKYWGKSIQELDLSNCQRCTPSYRLLPEDYPISSASQRSELGAQVLNDHWVSVTSGSEDYSFKHMRRNQYEESLFRCEDDRFELDMLLESVSSTAKRAEELLNSINNNSIGSDGPIRIEDHFTALNLRCIERLYGDHGLDVMDILRKNPSLSLPVILTRLKQKQEEWTKCRSDFNKVWAEIYSKNHYKSLDHRSFYFKQQDSKNLSTKSLVAEIKEIKEKRQKEDDVLLSIAAGSRHSVIPNMEFEYADSEVHEDVFKIIKYSCEEVCSTKDQLNKVMRFWTTFLEPMLGVHARLHGSEANEDDGVSKRKTAKSTTASVLESEGSPKADATITNLKQPKSSCNGDSNTSPQRPNFSRTGFMNVEALAKDGAVASGERLTNPDLAVTAGPDVNHGRGANPSRTTNGPLEEANEAKPSMEDILSSEGGETSRLNQLTNGEFAEGSRLSGYNEDSVDPCKNEKEEGELSPNGDFEDNFGAYQDSNLQALPEKNRSSEGMQGQMGGHEEICADAAGENDVDADDEDSENISEAGEDVSGSESAADECSREEHEEEEDGEHDDLDGKAESEGEAENTSEAHCNGGDGASVPQSERFLLTCKPLSKHVASPLVGDEKKGRRVFYGNDTFYVLFRLHQTLYERILSAKVNSISGESKWRTTKDSSSDPYARFMSALFSLLDGSSDNTKFEDDCRSLIGNQSYVLFTLDKLIYKLVKQLQTVSSDEVDCKLLQLYEYEKSRKPEKYVDSVYYENVHVLLHDENIYRLECTSSPTRLSIQLMDDGNEKSEVVAVSVDPNFASYLHNDYLSVVHGKKESSAVMLKRNMSKYANLDESTALYMATENVLIMNGLECKMAAASSKISYVLDTEDYFIRLGRRKAAARSSRNEKARVQRFHQFLAANI, via the exons ATGAAGCGATTGCGGGATGAGGTGTATATGAACCCTCAATTTAAGCGGCCATTTGGTTCTTCTTCATCTCGGGGGGAATC GTATGGACCGTCACATACTCCTGTaggtggtggaggtggaggaggaggaggaggaggaggaggaagcggcggcggcggcggtaGTAGTAATGGTGGTGGTGCAGGAGTCAGTGGCAGTGGTGCGGGTGTTGCTGCTGGTAGTACACAGAAGCTCACTACTAATGATGCATTGAGTTATTTGAAACAAGTTAAGGACATGTTTCAAGATCAAAGGGAAAAATATGATAGGTTCCTTGATGTCATGAAAGATTTCAAGGCTCAAAG AGTTGATACTGCCGGCGTCATAGCAAGGGTAAAGGAATTGTTTAAAGGGCATCCTAATTTAATCCTTGGGTTTAACACATTCTTGCCTAAGGGTTATGAAATTACCCTTAGCGATGAGGAAGAGGCTCCACCAAAAAGAACTGTTGAGTTTGAAGAGGCTATCAgttttgtcaataaaattaag AaacgttttcaaaatgatGACCATGTTTACAAATCTTTCCTAGACATCTTGAATATGTACCGGAAGGAACACAAGGGAATAACCGAGGTCTACCAAGAG GTTGCAGCACTTTTTGATGACCATCCGGATCTGCTTGATGAATTCACCAGATTTCTGCCAGATACTTCAGCTACTGCTTCAGCTCCTCATCCGTCCTTTGGTCGTCATTCTTTTCCTCGCTATGATGAGAGGAGCTCCGCCTTGCCCACAATGCGGCAGTCTCTAATAGATAAG CAACGACCACGGAGAGACAGGGTTATTGACCCCAATGGAGAAAGGGATCTTAGTGTCGAACGTCCAGATATGGATGATGATAAAACAGTTATGAAGTTGCACAAGGAGCAGAAGAAGCACCCCGAAAAGGAAAACAGGGATAGGAGAAACCGTGATCAGGAGGACAGAGATCCTGAAACTGAGAATAATGGAGACACTAGCATGCATAGGCTTTCTGATAAAAGGAAGTCTGCTCGGAAAGTTGAAGACTTTGGGGGCAATTCGAATTTTGCCTCCTATGATGATAAAGATGCATTGAAAA GTATGTACAGCCAGGAGTTCACTTTTTGTGAAAAAGTCAAAGAAAGGTTACGCAGTGCAGATGATTACCAGGCATTCTTAAAATGTCTTCACATATACAGCACAGAAATTATTACGAGAAAGGAATTACAGAGTTTG GTTGCTGACTTACTAGGGAAGTATCCAGATCTTATGGAGGGTTTCAATGAATTTCTAGAACGCTGTGAGAGAATTG ATGGATTTCTAGCTGGTGTTATGGGCAAAA AAACATTATGGAATGAAGGGAATTCTTCGAAAGCCTTAAGAATAGATGAcaaagagaaagaacaaaagcGTGAAGTGGAAGGAGGTAAAGAGAAGGATAGATACAATTTGAAGTACTGGGGAAAGTCCATTCAAGAACTTGACCTTTCTAATTGTCAACGTTGCACCCCCAGTTACCGCCTTCTTCCTGAGGAT TATCCAATATCTTCAGCAAGCCAGAGGTCAGAGCTTGGTGCTCAAGTTCTAAATGATCATTGGGTGTCTGTGACATCTGGTAGTGAGGATTACTCTTTTAAACACATGCGGAGAAACCAGTATGAAGAAAGCCTGTTTAGATGTGAAGATGATAG ATTTGAGCTGGACATGTTATTGGAGTCCGTCAGTTCAACTGCCAAGAGAGCAGAGGAACTCTTGAACAgtatcaataataattcaattggtTCAGATGGTCCCATACGAATTGAGGACCATTTCACAG CTCTCAATTTAAGATGCATTGAACGCTTATATGGCGACCATGGTCTTGATGTGATGGATATTTTGCGTAAAAATCCATCTCTGTCTTTACCTGTGATCTTGACACGCCTGAAGCAGAAGCAGGAGGAATGGACGAAGTGTCGTTCAGATTTTAACAAAGTGTGGGCTGAAATATATTCTAAGAACCATTACAAGTCTCTTGATCATCGCAGCTTCTACTTCAAGCAACAAGACTCAAAGAACTTGAGCACAAAAT CCCTAGTGGCAGAAATCAAAGAAATCAAGGAGAAAAGGCAGAAAGAGGATGACGTACTTCTTAGTATTGCTGCTGGAAGTAGACATTCGGTCATTCCAAACATGGAATTTGAATATGCCGATAGTGAAGTTCACGAAGACGTCTTTAAGATTATAAAGTATTCGTGTGAAGAGGTCTGCTCCACTAAAGATCAATTGAATAAAGTTATGAGGTTCTGGACAACATTTCTTGAGCCGATGCTGGGTGTTCATGCCCGGCTGCATGGTTCAGAGGCTAATGAAGACGATGGTGTCTCTAAACGTAAAACAGCGAAAAGCACCACAGCAAGTGTATTAGAAAGTGAAGGCAGTCCCAAGGCCGATGCTACTATCACAAACTTGAAGCAACCAAAGTCCAGCTGCAATGGTGATTCTAATACATCACCACAAAGACCGAATTTCAGCCGGACTGGCTTCATGAATGTGGAAGCCCTTGCCAAGGACGGAGCTGTGGCTTCTGGTGAAAGATTAACCAACCCTGACCTAGCTGTTACTGCTGGACCAGATGTTAATCATG gGCGTGGTGCAAATCCTTCTCGAACAACTAATGGTCCCCTTGAGGAAGCCAATGAAGCCAAGCCTAGTATGGAAGATATCCTTTCCTCAGAG GGTGGGGAGACATCCAGATTGAATCAATTGACAAATGGAGAGTTTGCAGAAGGGTCTAGACTTTCTGGATACAATGAAGATTCTGTTGATCCTTGTAAAAACGAGAAAGAAGAAGGTGAGCTGTCCCCTAATGGTGATTTTGAAGATAACTTTGGTGCATATCAGGACAGCAATTTGCAAGCCTTGCCCGAGAAAAATCGTAGCAGTGAAGGGATGCAAGGTCAAATGGGGGGTCATGAAGAGATTTGTGCCGATGCTGCAGGTGAAAATGATGTTGATGCTGATGATGAGGATAgtgaaaatatttctgaagCTGGAGAAGATGTTTCAGGCAGTGAGTCTGCTGCCGATGAGTGTTCACGTGAAGAGCACGAGGAAGAGGAAGACGGAGAGCATGATGACCTTGATGGTAAAGCTGAGAGTGAAGGTGAGGCCGAGAATACTAGTGAAGCTCACTGTAACGGGGGAGATGGTGCATCGGTGCCACAGTCTGAACGGTTTCTGCTGACGTGTAAACCTCTGTCAAAGCATGTGGCATCCCCATTAGTAGGTGATGAGAAAAAGGGTCGACGTGTTTTTTATGGAAATGACACCTTTTACGTGCTATTTAGGCTCCATCAG ACACTGTATGAGAGAATATTATCAGCCAAGGTGAACTCAATATCTGGTGAATCAAAATGGAGAACCACAAAGGATTCAAGTTCTGATCCCTATGCCAG GTTCATGAGTGCTTTATTTAGTTTACTTGATGGATCTTCTGacaatacaaaatttgaagatGATTGTCGGTCTTTGATTGGAAACCAGTCCTATGTGCTATTCACTTTGgataagttaatatataaGTTGGTCAAACAG CTCCAAACCGTTTCAAGTGATGAGGTGGATTGTAAGCTGCTTCAATTGTATGAATATGAAAAATCTAGGAAACCAGAGAAGTATGTTGATTCAgtttattatgaaaatgtcCATGTCCTTCTTCATGATGAGAACATTTACCGGCTTGAATGT ACATCTTCCCCTACCCGCTTATCTATCCAATTGATGGACGATGGAAATGAGAAGTCCGAGGTTGTTGCAGTTTCGGTAGATCCTAATTTTGCATCGTATCTTCACAATGATTATCTTTCAGTTGTTCATGGAAAAAAGGAATCGTCAGCAGTTATGCTGAAAAG GAATATGTCCAAGTATGCTAATCTAGATGAATCCACTGCTCTGTATATGGCTACAGAAAATGTTCTGATCATGAATGGCTTGGAATGTAAGATGGCAGCTGCCTCATCAAAG ATCTCATATGTTCTAGACACTGAGGACTACTTTATTCGTCTGGGGCGGAGAAAGGCAGCAGCAAGATCTTCACGCAATGAAAAGGCGAGGGTGCAACGGTTTCACCAGTTTTTGGCAGCCAATATATGA
- the LOC105177188 gene encoding paired amphipathic helix protein Sin3-like 2 isoform X1, with protein MKRLRDEVYMNPQFKRPFGSSSSRGESYGPSHTPVGGGGGGGGGGGGGSGGGGGSSNGGGAGVSGSGAGVAAGSTQKLTTNDALSYLKQVKDMFQDQREKYDRFLDVMKDFKAQRVDTAGVIARVKELFKGHPNLILGFNTFLPKGYEITLSDEEEAPPKRTVEFEEAISFVNKIKKRFQNDDHVYKSFLDILNMYRKEHKGITEVYQEVAALFDDHPDLLDEFTRFLPDTSATASAPHPSFGRHSFPRYDERSSALPTMRQSLIDKQRPRRDRVIDPNGERDLSVERPDMDDDKTVMKLHKEQKKHPEKENRDRRNRDQEDRDPETENNGDTSMHRLSDKRKSARKVEDFGGNSNFASYDDKDALKSMYSQEFTFCEKVKERLRSADDYQAFLKCLHIYSTEIITRKELQSLVADLLGKYPDLMEGFNEFLERCERIDGFLAGVMGKTETLWNEGNSSKALRIDDKEKEQKREVEGGKEKDRYNLKYWGKSIQELDLSNCQRCTPSYRLLPEDYPISSASQRSELGAQVLNDHWVSVTSGSEDYSFKHMRRNQYEESLFRCEDDRFELDMLLESVSSTAKRAEELLNSINNNSIGSDGPIRIEDHFTALNLRCIERLYGDHGLDVMDILRKNPSLSLPVILTRLKQKQEEWTKCRSDFNKVWAEIYSKNHYKSLDHRSFYFKQQDSKNLSTKSLVAEIKEIKEKRQKEDDVLLSIAAGSRHSVIPNMEFEYADSEVHEDVFKIIKYSCEEVCSTKDQLNKVMRFWTTFLEPMLGVHARLHGSEANEDDGVSKRKTAKSTTASVLESEGSPKADATITNLKQPKSSCNGDSNTSPQRPNFSRTGFMNVEALAKDGAVASGERLTNPDLAVTAGPDVNHGRGANPSRTTNGPLEEANEAKPSMEDILSSEGGETSRLNQLTNGEFAEGSRLSGYNEDSVDPCKNEKEEGELSPNGDFEDNFGAYQDSNLQALPEKNRSSEGMQGQMGGHEEICADAAGENDVDADDEDSENISEAGEDVSGSESAADECSREEHEEEEDGEHDDLDGKAESEGEAENTSEAHCNGGDGASVPQSERFLLTCKPLSKHVASPLVGDEKKGRRVFYGNDTFYVLFRLHQTLYERILSAKVNSISGESKWRTTKDSSSDPYARFMSALFSLLDGSSDNTKFEDDCRSLIGNQSYVLFTLDKLIYKLVKQLQTVSSDEVDCKLLQLYEYEKSRKPEKYVDSVYYENVHVLLHDENIYRLECTSSPTRLSIQLMDDGNEKSEVVAVSVDPNFASYLHNDYLSVVHGKKESSAVMLKRNMSKYANLDESTALYMATENVLIMNGLECKMAAASSKISYVLDTEDYFIRLGRRKAAARSSRNEKARVQRFHQFLAANI; from the exons ATGAAGCGATTGCGGGATGAGGTGTATATGAACCCTCAATTTAAGCGGCCATTTGGTTCTTCTTCATCTCGGGGGGAATC GTATGGACCGTCACATACTCCTGTaggtggtggaggtggaggaggaggaggaggaggaggaggaagcggcggcggcggcggtaGTAGTAATGGTGGTGGTGCAGGAGTCAGTGGCAGTGGTGCGGGTGTTGCTGCTGGTAGTACACAGAAGCTCACTACTAATGATGCATTGAGTTATTTGAAACAAGTTAAGGACATGTTTCAAGATCAAAGGGAAAAATATGATAGGTTCCTTGATGTCATGAAAGATTTCAAGGCTCAAAG AGTTGATACTGCCGGCGTCATAGCAAGGGTAAAGGAATTGTTTAAAGGGCATCCTAATTTAATCCTTGGGTTTAACACATTCTTGCCTAAGGGTTATGAAATTACCCTTAGCGATGAGGAAGAGGCTCCACCAAAAAGAACTGTTGAGTTTGAAGAGGCTATCAgttttgtcaataaaattaag AaacgttttcaaaatgatGACCATGTTTACAAATCTTTCCTAGACATCTTGAATATGTACCGGAAGGAACACAAGGGAATAACCGAGGTCTACCAAGAG GTTGCAGCACTTTTTGATGACCATCCGGATCTGCTTGATGAATTCACCAGATTTCTGCCAGATACTTCAGCTACTGCTTCAGCTCCTCATCCGTCCTTTGGTCGTCATTCTTTTCCTCGCTATGATGAGAGGAGCTCCGCCTTGCCCACAATGCGGCAGTCTCTAATAGATAAG CAACGACCACGGAGAGACAGGGTTATTGACCCCAATGGAGAAAGGGATCTTAGTGTCGAACGTCCAGATATGGATGATGATAAAACAGTTATGAAGTTGCACAAGGAGCAGAAGAAGCACCCCGAAAAGGAAAACAGGGATAGGAGAAACCGTGATCAGGAGGACAGAGATCCTGAAACTGAGAATAATGGAGACACTAGCATGCATAGGCTTTCTGATAAAAGGAAGTCTGCTCGGAAAGTTGAAGACTTTGGGGGCAATTCGAATTTTGCCTCCTATGATGATAAAGATGCATTGAAAA GTATGTACAGCCAGGAGTTCACTTTTTGTGAAAAAGTCAAAGAAAGGTTACGCAGTGCAGATGATTACCAGGCATTCTTAAAATGTCTTCACATATACAGCACAGAAATTATTACGAGAAAGGAATTACAGAGTTTG GTTGCTGACTTACTAGGGAAGTATCCAGATCTTATGGAGGGTTTCAATGAATTTCTAGAACGCTGTGAGAGAATTG ATGGATTTCTAGCTGGTGTTATGGGCAAAA CAGAAACATTATGGAATGAAGGGAATTCTTCGAAAGCCTTAAGAATAGATGAcaaagagaaagaacaaaagcGTGAAGTGGAAGGAGGTAAAGAGAAGGATAGATACAATTTGAAGTACTGGGGAAAGTCCATTCAAGAACTTGACCTTTCTAATTGTCAACGTTGCACCCCCAGTTACCGCCTTCTTCCTGAGGAT TATCCAATATCTTCAGCAAGCCAGAGGTCAGAGCTTGGTGCTCAAGTTCTAAATGATCATTGGGTGTCTGTGACATCTGGTAGTGAGGATTACTCTTTTAAACACATGCGGAGAAACCAGTATGAAGAAAGCCTGTTTAGATGTGAAGATGATAG ATTTGAGCTGGACATGTTATTGGAGTCCGTCAGTTCAACTGCCAAGAGAGCAGAGGAACTCTTGAACAgtatcaataataattcaattggtTCAGATGGTCCCATACGAATTGAGGACCATTTCACAG CTCTCAATTTAAGATGCATTGAACGCTTATATGGCGACCATGGTCTTGATGTGATGGATATTTTGCGTAAAAATCCATCTCTGTCTTTACCTGTGATCTTGACACGCCTGAAGCAGAAGCAGGAGGAATGGACGAAGTGTCGTTCAGATTTTAACAAAGTGTGGGCTGAAATATATTCTAAGAACCATTACAAGTCTCTTGATCATCGCAGCTTCTACTTCAAGCAACAAGACTCAAAGAACTTGAGCACAAAAT CCCTAGTGGCAGAAATCAAAGAAATCAAGGAGAAAAGGCAGAAAGAGGATGACGTACTTCTTAGTATTGCTGCTGGAAGTAGACATTCGGTCATTCCAAACATGGAATTTGAATATGCCGATAGTGAAGTTCACGAAGACGTCTTTAAGATTATAAAGTATTCGTGTGAAGAGGTCTGCTCCACTAAAGATCAATTGAATAAAGTTATGAGGTTCTGGACAACATTTCTTGAGCCGATGCTGGGTGTTCATGCCCGGCTGCATGGTTCAGAGGCTAATGAAGACGATGGTGTCTCTAAACGTAAAACAGCGAAAAGCACCACAGCAAGTGTATTAGAAAGTGAAGGCAGTCCCAAGGCCGATGCTACTATCACAAACTTGAAGCAACCAAAGTCCAGCTGCAATGGTGATTCTAATACATCACCACAAAGACCGAATTTCAGCCGGACTGGCTTCATGAATGTGGAAGCCCTTGCCAAGGACGGAGCTGTGGCTTCTGGTGAAAGATTAACCAACCCTGACCTAGCTGTTACTGCTGGACCAGATGTTAATCATG gGCGTGGTGCAAATCCTTCTCGAACAACTAATGGTCCCCTTGAGGAAGCCAATGAAGCCAAGCCTAGTATGGAAGATATCCTTTCCTCAGAG GGTGGGGAGACATCCAGATTGAATCAATTGACAAATGGAGAGTTTGCAGAAGGGTCTAGACTTTCTGGATACAATGAAGATTCTGTTGATCCTTGTAAAAACGAGAAAGAAGAAGGTGAGCTGTCCCCTAATGGTGATTTTGAAGATAACTTTGGTGCATATCAGGACAGCAATTTGCAAGCCTTGCCCGAGAAAAATCGTAGCAGTGAAGGGATGCAAGGTCAAATGGGGGGTCATGAAGAGATTTGTGCCGATGCTGCAGGTGAAAATGATGTTGATGCTGATGATGAGGATAgtgaaaatatttctgaagCTGGAGAAGATGTTTCAGGCAGTGAGTCTGCTGCCGATGAGTGTTCACGTGAAGAGCACGAGGAAGAGGAAGACGGAGAGCATGATGACCTTGATGGTAAAGCTGAGAGTGAAGGTGAGGCCGAGAATACTAGTGAAGCTCACTGTAACGGGGGAGATGGTGCATCGGTGCCACAGTCTGAACGGTTTCTGCTGACGTGTAAACCTCTGTCAAAGCATGTGGCATCCCCATTAGTAGGTGATGAGAAAAAGGGTCGACGTGTTTTTTATGGAAATGACACCTTTTACGTGCTATTTAGGCTCCATCAG ACACTGTATGAGAGAATATTATCAGCCAAGGTGAACTCAATATCTGGTGAATCAAAATGGAGAACCACAAAGGATTCAAGTTCTGATCCCTATGCCAG GTTCATGAGTGCTTTATTTAGTTTACTTGATGGATCTTCTGacaatacaaaatttgaagatGATTGTCGGTCTTTGATTGGAAACCAGTCCTATGTGCTATTCACTTTGgataagttaatatataaGTTGGTCAAACAG CTCCAAACCGTTTCAAGTGATGAGGTGGATTGTAAGCTGCTTCAATTGTATGAATATGAAAAATCTAGGAAACCAGAGAAGTATGTTGATTCAgtttattatgaaaatgtcCATGTCCTTCTTCATGATGAGAACATTTACCGGCTTGAATGT ACATCTTCCCCTACCCGCTTATCTATCCAATTGATGGACGATGGAAATGAGAAGTCCGAGGTTGTTGCAGTTTCGGTAGATCCTAATTTTGCATCGTATCTTCACAATGATTATCTTTCAGTTGTTCATGGAAAAAAGGAATCGTCAGCAGTTATGCTGAAAAG GAATATGTCCAAGTATGCTAATCTAGATGAATCCACTGCTCTGTATATGGCTACAGAAAATGTTCTGATCATGAATGGCTTGGAATGTAAGATGGCAGCTGCCTCATCAAAG ATCTCATATGTTCTAGACACTGAGGACTACTTTATTCGTCTGGGGCGGAGAAAGGCAGCAGCAAGATCTTCACGCAATGAAAAGGCGAGGGTGCAACGGTTTCACCAGTTTTTGGCAGCCAATATATGA